A genomic window from Pocillopora verrucosa isolate sample1 chromosome 7, ASM3666991v2, whole genome shotgun sequence includes:
- the LOC131774667 gene encoding protein arginine N-methyltransferase 2-like, with amino-acid sequence MAANNDVDKREKQSPKLVVAMADFVAEDNTQLSFNEGDEMTILSESSSVWWWAELDEICGYVPVSYVVPVSEYLSRHTQNHDWQDEEYFGAYGKVKIHLEMLSDHPRTLAYRNAIQKHRDVFIGKTVLDVGCGSGILSLFCAKDGKASKVYAVDGSVDIGELTKELVERNDLHKIITVITGKIEEIELPEKVDIIISEWMGTFLVFEFMIDTVLYARDRWLKPDGVIWPSNAKLFVVPCCAEEAYKEKVTAWNNQYGFDFSPFLNRAKTEVLNRPLHNHELDPRDCLSQGAVLLDIDMSTFVKENLELMSENFEFVISKEGTLHGLCSWFSVTFGGIPITDTSECVILSTAPDQEQTHWKQNLFLLEEPVTVHVGNFIEGSATLRRNPKYRRHMNVTFEFNIFTSDSKGEIVYSNKKKYFIWR; translated from the coding sequence ATGGCTGCTAACAACGATGTGGATAAGAGAGAAAAACAGTCTCCAAAATTAGTTGTTGCAATGGCTGATTTCGTCGCAGAAGATAACACTCAATTGAGCTTCAACGAAGGTGACGAAATGACTATTTTAAGCGAGAGTTCCAGTGTTTGGTGGTGGGCCGAACTAGATGAGATATGTGGATATGTTCCGGTGTCCTATGTGGTACCTGTTTCTGAGTACCTATCTCGGCACACACAGAATCACGATTGGCAGGATGAAGAGTACTTTGGCGCATACGGCAAAGTGAAAATCCACCTTGAGATGTTAAGCGATCATCCAAGAACTCTTGCTTATCGAAACGCCATCCAAAAGCATCGAGATGTTTTCATTGGAAAAACTGTCTTAGATGTTGGATGTGGTTCAGGGATTCTGAGCTTGTTTTGTGCTAAAGATGGAAAGGCAAGTAAAGTTTACGCTGTGGATGGAAGTGTAGATATCGGGGAACTGACCAAAGAACTCGTTGAAAGAAACGATTTACACAAGATAATCACCGTTATCACAGGAAAGATTGAAGAAATTGAGTTACCAGAGAAAGTTGACATTATTATCTCTGAGTGGATGGGTACGTTCCTTGTTTTCGAGTTTATGATCGACACAGTGCTGTATGCACGAGACAGATGGTTGAAGCCTGATGGTGTGATATGGCCTTCAAATGCAAAGTTATTTGTTGTACCTTGTTGTGCAGAAGAAGCTTATAAAGAGAAAGTTACTGCATGGAACAATCAATatggttttgatttttctccttttcttaaCAGAGCTAAGACAGAAGTTCTTAACAGACCTTTGCATAACCATGAGCTTGACCCAAGGGACTGCTTGTCTCAAGGAGCAGTTCTTTTGGATATTGACATGTCCACGTTTGTGAAGGAAAATCTTGAACTGATGTCGGAAAATTTTGAGTTTGTGATTAGTAAGGAAGGCACATTACATGGGCTGTGTTCATGGTTCAGTGTAACTTTTGGAGGGATACCCATCACAGATACATCAGAATGTGTGATACTGTCAACAGCACCTGATCAAGAACAAACTCACTGGAAACAAAATCTTTTTCTACTAGAAGAGCCAGTGACTGTTCATGTTGGTAATTTTATTGAAGGTTCTGCCACCTTGAGGCGAAATCCTAAATATAGACGGCATATGAATGTCACTtttgaatttaatatttttactaGTGATTcaaaaggagaaattgtttatagcaataagaaaaaatattttatttggagATAG